One genomic segment of Jaculus jaculus isolate mJacJac1 chromosome 2, mJacJac1.mat.Y.cur, whole genome shotgun sequence includes these proteins:
- the Rrs1 gene encoding ribosome biogenesis regulatory protein homolog, producing the protein MEAPNVEELLVQAERDEAQKLQRITVHKELELEFDLGNLLASDRNPPTTVRHAGATPEAELRALARDNTQLLINELWQLPTERVEEAVVARLPEPSTRLPREKPLPRPRPLTRWQQFARLKGIRPKKKTNLVWDEASGQWRRRWGYKRARDDTKEWLIEVPGGADPMEDQFAKRIQAKKERVAKNELNRLRNLARAHKMQVPSAAGLHPTGHQSKEELGRAMQVAKVSTASVGRFQERLPKEKAPRGSGKKRKFQPLFGDFAAEKKSQLELLRVMNSKKPQLDVTRATNKQMREEDQEAAAQRKKMSQKGKRKGGRPGPGGKRKGGGPPSQGGKRKGGLGGKMQSRPPGVGGKRRGGVQPHGGKRRK; encoded by the coding sequence ATGGAGGCCCCGAACGTGGAGGAGCTGCTGGTGCAGGCGGAGCGGGACGAGGCTCAGAAGCTGCAGCGCATCACGGTGCAcaaggagctggagctggagttcGACCTGGGCAACCTGCTGGCTTCGGACCGGAACCCCCCGACCACCGTGCGGCACGCGGGAGCCACGCCGGAGGCCGAGCTGCGCGCCCTGGCGCGGGACAACACGCAGCTGCTCATCAACGAGCTGTGGCAGCTGCCCACGGAGCGCGTGGAGGAGGCGGTGGTGGCGCGCCTGCCTGAGCCCAGCACCCGCCTGCCCCGAGAGAAGCCGCTGCCCCGGCCGCGGCCCCTGACCCGCTGGCAGCAGTTCGCGCGCCTGAAGGGCATCCGTCCCAAGAAGAAGACCAACCTGGTGTGGGACGAGGCGAGCGGCCAGTGGCGGCGTCGCTGGGGCTACAAGCGCGCCCGGGACGACACCAAGGAATGGCTGATCGAGGTGCCAGGTGGCGCGGACCCCATGGAAGACCAGTTTGCCAAGCGCATTCAGGCCAAGAAGGAACGCGTGGCCAAGAACGAGCTGAACCGGCTGCGGAACCTGGCCCGCGCGCACAAGATGCAGGTGCCCAGCGCCGCCGGCCTGCACCCCACCGGGCACCAGAGTAAGGAGGAGCTGGGCCGCGCCATGCAGGTGGCCAAGGTCTCCACCGCCTCGGTGGGCCGCTTCCAGGAGCGCCTCCCCAAGGAGAAGGCGCCTCGGGGCTCCGGCAAGAAGAGGAAGTTTCAGCCTCTCTTCGGGGACTTTGCAGCCGAGAAAAAGAGCCAGTTGGAGCTACTTCGAGTCATGAACAGCAAGAAGCCTCAGCTGGACGTGACAAGGGCCACCAATAAACAGATGAGGGAGGAGGACCAGGAGGCCGCCGcccagaggaagaaaatgagccaGAAGGGCAAGAGAAAAGGAGGCCGACCAGGTCCTGGGGGCAAGAGGAAAGGTGGCGGTCCGCCCAGTCagggggggaagagaaagggaggcttGGGCGGCAAGATGCAGTCCAGACCGCCTGGCGTGGGTGGCAAAAGGAGAGGAGGAGTACAGCCCCATGGAGGGAAGAGGCGGAAGTAA